A window from Pseudomonas sp. Tri1 encodes these proteins:
- a CDS encoding osmoprotectant NAGGN system M42 family peptidase, translated as MSKIPEPNLEYLQKVLLEMLAIPSPTGFTDTIVRYVAERLEELGIPFEMTRRGTIRATLKGRKSSPDRAVSAHLDTIGAAVRAIKDNGRLTLAPVGCWSSRFAEGSRVSLFTDTGVIRGSVLPLMASGHAFNTAVDEMPISWDHIELRLDAYCTTRADCETLGVGIGDYVAFDPLPEFTESGHISARHLDDKAGVAALLAALKAIIDSGEELLIDCHPLFTITEETGSGAAAALPWDVSEFVGIDIAPVAPGQHSSEHAVSVAMQDSGGPYDYHLSRHLLKLAKEHDLPARRDLFRYYFSDAHSAITAGHDIRTALLAFGCDATHGYERTHIDSLAALSRLLGAYILSPPVFASDAQPAQGSLDRFSHQIEHDTQMESDTRVPSVDSLIGQRSDN; from the coding sequence ATCAGCAAAATTCCCGAACCGAATCTCGAATACCTGCAAAAGGTCTTGCTGGAGATGCTCGCCATCCCCAGCCCGACCGGCTTCACCGACACCATCGTGCGCTATGTCGCCGAGCGGCTCGAAGAGCTGGGCATTCCTTTTGAAATGACCCGCCGCGGCACCATCCGCGCCACCCTCAAGGGGCGCAAGAGCAGCCCCGACCGGGCGGTATCAGCCCACTTGGACACCATTGGCGCAGCCGTTCGAGCCATCAAGGACAACGGTCGCCTGACCCTGGCCCCGGTGGGTTGCTGGTCCAGCCGGTTTGCCGAGGGCAGCCGGGTCAGCCTGTTCACCGATACCGGAGTCATTCGCGGGAGCGTGCTGCCGTTGATGGCATCCGGACACGCGTTCAACACTGCGGTGGATGAAATGCCCATCAGCTGGGATCACATCGAACTGCGCCTGGACGCCTACTGCACCACCCGCGCCGATTGTGAAACCCTGGGTGTGGGCATTGGCGACTACGTGGCCTTCGATCCCCTGCCAGAATTCACCGAGAGCGGCCATATCAGCGCCCGGCACCTGGACGACAAGGCCGGGGTCGCGGCGCTGCTGGCGGCGCTCAAGGCGATTATCGACAGTGGCGAAGAACTGCTGATCGACTGTCACCCACTGTTCACCATCACCGAGGAAACCGGCAGCGGCGCGGCGGCGGCCCTACCTTGGGACGTCAGTGAGTTCGTTGGCATCGACATCGCACCGGTCGCGCCCGGCCAACACTCAAGCGAACACGCGGTCAGCGTGGCCATGCAGGATTCCGGTGGCCCGTACGACTATCACTTGTCGCGGCACTTGCTGAAACTGGCCAAGGAGCACGACCTGCCGGCACGCCGCGACCTGTTCCGCTACTATTTCAGCGATGCCCATTCGGCCATCACTGCCGGCCACGACATCCGCACCGCCCTGCTCGCCTTTGGCTGCGACGCCACCCATGGCTACGAACGCACCCACATCGACAGCCTGGCTGCCCTCAGCCGCCTGCTCGGCGCCTACATCCTCAGCCCGCCGGTGTTCGCCAGCGACGCGCAACCGGCCCAGGGCTCGCTGGACCGTTTCAGTCACCAGATCGAACACGACACGCAGATGGAAAGCGATACCCGCGTGCCATCGGTGGACAGCCTGATCGGGCAGCGGTCGGATAACTGA
- the ngg gene encoding N-acetylglutaminylglutamine synthetase produces MKPHATVHNQRLLRGQAPSYERLQARLAEDGSELGADPIAVHCGWGRLLIGHTFPDPASLARELLNEQAGERDIALYVAAPQQVLGLEPAQLFLDPSDTLRLWFSDYRQATRVFRGFRIRRAQSDADWQAINQLYQARGMLPIDPKRLTPRHEGGPVYWLAEDDDSGAVIGSVMGLNHQKAFNDPENGSSLWCLAVDPQCSRPGVGEVLVRHLVEHFMSRGLSYLDLSVLHDNRLAKNLYAKLGFRNLSTFAIKRKNGINQPLFLGPGPEAPFNPYARIIVEEAHRRGIEVQVDDAEAGLFTLVHGSRRVRCRESLSDLTSAISMTLCQDKSLTHKVLKNAGLNLPAQQLAGNADDNLAFLDEHERVVVKPLDGEQGQGVAVDLRTIEEVQSAIDAARQFDSRVLLESFHEGLDLRILVIGFEVVAAAIRRPAEVIGDGQHTIGALIEAQSRRRQAATGGESKIPMDAETQRTLGAAGFDYDSVLPAGKHLFVRRTANLHTGGVLEDVTSILHPTLVDAAVRAARALDIPMVGLDLLVPAADQPEYVFIEANERAGLANHEPQPTAERFVDLLFPHSQAVA; encoded by the coding sequence ATGAAACCTCATGCAACCGTTCACAACCAACGCCTCTTGCGTGGCCAGGCGCCCTCCTATGAACGCCTGCAGGCGCGCCTGGCCGAAGACGGCAGCGAATTGGGCGCCGACCCGATCGCGGTGCATTGCGGCTGGGGCCGATTGCTGATCGGTCACACCTTCCCGGACCCGGCAAGCCTGGCCCGGGAACTGCTCAACGAACAAGCCGGCGAACGCGACATTGCCTTGTACGTCGCCGCGCCCCAGCAGGTGCTGGGGCTGGAACCGGCGCAGTTGTTCCTCGATCCGTCCGACACCTTGCGCCTGTGGTTCAGCGACTATCGCCAGGCCACGCGGGTGTTTCGTGGCTTTCGGATTCGCCGGGCGCAAAGTGACGCCGACTGGCAGGCCATCAACCAGCTGTACCAGGCCCGGGGCATGCTGCCCATCGACCCGAAACGCTTGACCCCGCGTCACGAAGGCGGCCCGGTCTACTGGTTGGCCGAAGACGACGACAGCGGCGCCGTGATCGGCAGCGTCATGGGCCTGAATCATCAAAAGGCCTTTAACGATCCGGAAAACGGCAGCAGCCTCTGGTGCCTGGCCGTGGACCCACAATGCTCACGGCCGGGTGTTGGCGAAGTACTGGTACGCCACCTCGTCGAGCACTTCATGAGCCGCGGCTTGAGTTACTTGGACCTGTCGGTCCTGCATGACAACCGCCTGGCAAAAAACCTCTACGCCAAACTCGGTTTCCGCAACCTGTCGACCTTCGCCATCAAGCGCAAGAACGGCATTAACCAACCGCTGTTCCTGGGGCCAGGCCCCGAGGCGCCGTTCAATCCTTACGCGCGAATCATCGTCGAGGAAGCCCATCGTCGAGGCATCGAAGTGCAGGTGGACGACGCCGAGGCCGGGTTATTCACCTTGGTCCATGGCAGCCGTCGGGTGCGTTGCCGTGAATCCTTGAGTGACCTGACCAGCGCTATCAGCATGACTTTATGCCAGGACAAAAGCCTGACCCATAAGGTGCTGAAAAACGCTGGCCTGAACCTGCCAGCCCAGCAATTGGCGGGCAATGCCGACGATAACCTGGCGTTTCTCGATGAACACGAGCGGGTGGTGGTCAAGCCCTTGGACGGTGAACAAGGCCAAGGCGTGGCGGTGGACCTGCGCACGATCGAAGAAGTGCAGAGTGCCATCGACGCGGCCCGGCAGTTTGACAGCCGGGTCTTGTTGGAAAGCTTTCACGAGGGTCTGGACCTGCGGATCCTGGTGATCGGCTTTGAGGTGGTGGCGGCCGCCATCCGGCGTCCGGCGGAGGTGATCGGCGACGGCCAGCACACCATCGGCGCGCTGATCGAAGCCCAAAGCCGCCGACGGCAAGCCGCTACCGGGGGCGAAAGCAAAATCCCGATGGACGCAGAGACCCAGCGCACGCTGGGCGCGGCGGGGTTTGACTACGACAGCGTGCTACCGGCGGGCAAGCACCTGTTCGTACGGCGTACGGCGAATCTTCATACCGGCGGCGTCCTGGAGGATGTCACAAGCATCCTTCATCCGACCCTGGTCGATGCAGCGGTGCGAGCGGCACGGGCGCTGGACATCCCCATGGTCGGCCTCGACTTGCTGGTGCCGGCGGCCGATCAGCCCGAATACGTGTTCATCGAAGCCAACGAACGTGCCGGCCTGGCCAATCACGAACCGCAACCCACCGCCGAACGCTTTGTGGACTTGTTGTTTCCCCATAGCCAGGCGGTGGCCTAG
- a CDS encoding N-acetylglutaminylglutamine amidotransferase: protein MCGLAGELRFDQQPADLAAVERITHHLAPRGPDAWGFHSQGPIALGHRRLKIMDLSDGSAQPMIDNQLGLSLAFNGAIYNYPELRAELEGLGYAFYSGGDTEVLLKGYHAWGEALLPKLNGMFAFAIWERDAKRLFIARDRLGVKPLYLSRTGQRLRFASALPALLKGGDISPMLDPVALNHYLNFHAVVPAPRTLLAGVEKLPPATWMRIEADGRTEQKTWWTLPYGPRADEQNLNLEDWIDRVLDSTREAVAIRQRAAVDVGVLLSGGVDSSMLVGLLREVGVEDLSTFSIGFQDAGGERGDEFQYSDLIAKHYGTRHHQLRIDEKEIIEQLPAAFRAMSEPMVSHDCIAFYLLSREVAKHCKVVQSGQGADELFAGYHWYPQVDGASDPYAAYRAAFFDRSYEEYAATVQPKWLTANDAAGDFVKEHFAQPGADAAVDKALRLDSTVMLVDDPVKRVDNMTMAWGLEARTPFLDYRLVELSARVPAKFKLPDGGKQVLKEAARRVIPSEVIDRKKGYFPVPGLKHLEGNTLAWVRELLLDPSQDRGLFNPAMLDRLLTDPNGQLTPLRGSRLWQLAALNLWLSEQGI, encoded by the coding sequence ATGTGCGGATTAGCTGGAGAGTTACGTTTCGATCAACAACCTGCGGACCTTGCGGCCGTAGAGCGAATCACCCATCACCTGGCCCCTCGCGGCCCTGACGCATGGGGTTTTCATAGCCAGGGCCCGATTGCCCTGGGCCATCGGCGCCTGAAAATCATGGACCTGTCCGACGGTTCGGCCCAGCCGATGATCGACAATCAACTGGGCCTGTCCCTGGCCTTCAACGGTGCGATCTACAACTACCCGGAACTGCGGGCCGAGCTCGAAGGCTTGGGCTATGCCTTTTATTCCGGTGGCGACACCGAGGTGTTGCTCAAGGGCTACCATGCCTGGGGCGAAGCGTTGCTGCCCAAGCTCAACGGCATGTTCGCCTTCGCCATCTGGGAGCGCGATGCCAAACGGCTGTTCATCGCCCGCGACCGCCTCGGCGTCAAGCCGCTGTACCTGTCGCGCACCGGCCAGCGCCTGCGTTTTGCCTCGGCATTGCCAGCCTTGCTCAAAGGCGGTGACATCAGCCCGATGCTCGACCCGGTGGCCCTCAATCATTACCTGAATTTCCATGCGGTAGTCCCGGCCCCACGTACCTTGCTGGCCGGTGTTGAAAAACTGCCGCCGGCCACCTGGATGCGCATCGAAGCCGACGGCCGCACCGAGCAGAAAACCTGGTGGACCCTGCCCTACGGTCCCCGGGCCGATGAGCAGAACCTGAACCTGGAAGACTGGATCGACCGGGTGCTCGACAGCACTCGCGAAGCGGTCGCCATTCGTCAGCGCGCCGCCGTCGATGTCGGCGTGCTGCTTTCCGGCGGCGTCGACTCGAGCATGCTCGTGGGCCTGCTGCGGGAAGTCGGCGTAGAAGACCTGTCGACCTTCTCTATCGGTTTCCAGGATGCCGGCGGCGAGCGCGGTGACGAGTTCCAGTATTCGGACCTGATCGCCAAGCACTACGGCACCCGTCATCACCAATTGCGCATCGACGAAAAAGAGATCATCGAACAACTGCCCGCGGCATTTCGTGCCATGAGCGAGCCGATGGTCAGCCACGACTGCATCGCCTTCTACCTGTTGTCCCGGGAAGTGGCCAAGCACTGCAAAGTGGTGCAAAGCGGCCAGGGTGCCGACGAGTTGTTCGCCGGTTACCACTGGTACCCGCAAGTGGACGGCGCCAGCGATCCGTACGCGGCCTATCGCGCAGCCTTCTTTGATCGCAGCTACGAAGAATATGCCGCCACCGTGCAGCCCAAATGGCTGACGGCCAACGACGCCGCCGGTGATTTCGTCAAAGAGCATTTCGCCCAGCCTGGCGCCGATGCGGCGGTGGACAAGGCCTTGCGCCTGGACAGCACGGTGATGCTGGTGGACGACCCGGTCAAACGCGTGGACAACATGACCATGGCCTGGGGCCTGGAAGCGCGCACGCCATTCCTCGACTACCGGCTGGTGGAACTCTCGGCGCGGGTCCCGGCGAAATTCAAGCTGCCCGACGGCGGCAAGCAAGTCCTCAAGGAGGCCGCCCGGCGGGTGATTCCCAGCGAGGTGATCGACCGCAAGAAGGGCTATTTCCCAGTGCCTGGCCTCAAGCACCTGGAAGGCAACACGCTGGCCTGGGTCCGTGAACTGCTGCTCGATCCCAGCCAGGATCGCGGTCTGTTCAACCCGGCCATGCTCGACCGCTTGCTCACCGACCCCAACGGCCAACTCACGCCGTTGCGTGGCTCGCGGTTGTGGCAACTGGCAGCGCTGAACCTGTGGCTCAGCGAGCAAGGAATCTGA